From one Herpetosiphonaceae bacterium genomic stretch:
- a CDS encoding sialidase family protein, with product MRHLFLIWLALTIALPSAISAQATGDAPPAGVVWRLTGSASGNIFAGTWCGVYQLAADGTRWQDVPGLRDVPARRLVRLDGNVLLAATAGWWPGGIWRYAPGEGWRRVHDTGDAHLAANPSGTRVYAVFVGPAGPYGPTLNVLRSDDSGRTWNEVGHPGYALPMGLEVAVDPRSGQEIVLLATQAQRLGGTHLLRSLDGGATWETFPGYTDDIRQADSPLLMLDKDNATLYFSNRKQHFATGASTTRLYRGSAAGSGLEAVALPADLERHGLIDLVAHGNTLIAAGSSSVFRGERTGTGDSWTRIDEGLGRPTIFDLHDASAAASDPASVYAATSISVYRYDAAADRWRYVAPGIAPCNAPGRTVYERIPSFSSGPDHQFFPETGHSLSSGFKAFWERNGGLPVFGFPLSEEFDERNADLQRAFTTQYFERERLEYHPENAGTIFTTLLGRLGAELLAAQGRDWRQEDGTDNPFPGGTGPCRAFNVGDERRSVCGPFLQFWQSHGLDLHRGAISYDESLLLFGYPLSAPRLEVNPDGDRVLTQWFERARFEYHPNNPDPYKVLLGRLGSEVLRSRGIAVP from the coding sequence ATGCGACATCTTTTTCTGATCTGGCTTGCGCTGACGATCGCCCTGCCTAGCGCGATCAGCGCTCAGGCTACCGGAGACGCCCCACCGGCAGGTGTCGTCTGGCGATTAACGGGCAGCGCGTCCGGCAATATCTTCGCCGGTACCTGGTGCGGCGTGTACCAGCTTGCCGCCGATGGCACCCGCTGGCAGGATGTGCCGGGGCTGCGCGATGTTCCGGCCCGGCGGCTGGTGCGGCTCGACGGCAACGTGCTGCTCGCGGCGACGGCTGGCTGGTGGCCCGGTGGGATCTGGCGCTACGCGCCCGGTGAAGGCTGGCGGCGTGTACACGACACTGGCGATGCCCATCTGGCGGCCAATCCCTCCGGCACGCGCGTTTATGCGGTGTTTGTGGGGCCTGCCGGACCCTACGGCCCGACGTTGAACGTGCTGCGCTCCGACGACAGCGGTCGTACATGGAACGAGGTCGGGCATCCCGGCTATGCCCTGCCGATGGGCCTCGAAGTCGCGGTCGATCCCAGGAGCGGCCAGGAGATCGTGCTGCTGGCGACGCAGGCGCAGCGGCTCGGCGGCACCCATCTGCTGCGCTCGCTTGACGGCGGCGCAACCTGGGAAACGTTTCCGGGCTACACCGACGACATCCGCCAGGCCGACAGCCCGCTGCTGATGCTCGACAAGGACAACGCAACGCTGTACTTTTCTAATCGGAAGCAACATTTCGCGACCGGAGCGAGCACAACCAGACTCTACCGCGGCTCGGCAGCCGGATCGGGCCTTGAAGCCGTCGCGCTGCCCGCCGATCTGGAGCGCCACGGGCTGATCGATCTGGTAGCGCACGGCAACACCCTGATCGCCGCCGGATCGTCGAGCGTGTTTCGCGGCGAGCGGACAGGCACAGGCGATAGCTGGACCCGTATCGATGAGGGCCTGGGCCGTCCCACGATCTTCGATCTGCACGACGCCTCCGCTGCGGCGTCCGACCCCGCGAGCGTCTATGCGGCTACCAGCATCAGCGTGTACCGCTACGACGCCGCCGCCGATCGCTGGCGCTATGTCGCGCCCGGCATCGCGCCGTGCAACGCGCCGGGTCGCACCGTGTACGAGCGAATACCGTCGTTCTCAAGCGGCCCTGACCATCAGTTCTTCCCCGAAACCGGACACTCGTTGAGCTCTGGCTTCAAAGCCTTCTGGGAGCGTAACGGCGGATTGCCCGTGTTCGGCTTCCCGCTCAGCGAGGAGTTCGACGAGCGCAACGCCGACCTTCAGCGTGCCTTTACCACGCAGTACTTCGAGCGTGAGCGCCTTGAGTATCACCCGGAGAACGCCGGAACGATCTTTACTACGCTGCTTGGGCGGCTGGGAGCGGAGCTGCTGGCGGCGCAGGGACGCGACTGGCGGCAGGAGGACGGCACTGACAACCCCTTCCCCGGCGGCACAGGTCCATGCCGCGCCTTCAACGTCGGCGACGAGCGGCGCTCGGTGTGCGGGCCGTTTCTTCAGTTCTGGCAGAGCCACGGCCTCGATCTGCATCGCGGCGCGATCTCATACGACGAAAGCCTGCTGCTCTTCGGCTATCCGCTGAGCGCGCCCAGGCTGGAGGTCAATCCCGACGGCGATCGGGTGCTGACGCAGTGGTTCGAGCGCGCGCGCTTCGAGTATCATCCCAACAACCCCGACCCGTACAAGGTGCTGCTGGGGCGGCTGGGCAGCGAGGTGCTGCGCTCGCGTGGCATCGCTGTGCCGTAG
- a CDS encoding response regulator transcription factor, whose protein sequence is MSNSIRVLLADDHPFVRAGIRAILSAESDITLIAEASNGHEARQMSVDMQPDILLLDLRMPGPAPTETVPYVRERCPNTRVLILTAYDDEVYVRRMASLDIAGYVLKEEATESIVRAIRAIMNGETWFSRAILAKLIQYQQGQNQRTPEQLLTTRERQILDLLIEGWDNARIAHSLNLAEQTVRNHLSRIYMKLDVRSRAEAIVWAREQLLPK, encoded by the coding sequence ATGTCCAATTCTATCCGGGTCTTGCTCGCCGATGATCATCCGTTTGTGCGCGCGGGCATCCGAGCCATTCTGAGCGCCGAGTCCGACATCACGCTGATTGCGGAAGCGTCCAACGGCCATGAGGCGCGGCAAATGAGCGTCGATATGCAGCCCGATATCCTGTTGCTAGATTTGCGCATGCCGGGTCCGGCGCCGACCGAGACTGTGCCATACGTTCGGGAGCGCTGCCCCAACACGCGCGTGCTGATCCTCACGGCCTACGACGACGAAGTCTATGTGCGGCGCATGGCAAGTCTCGATATTGCGGGCTATGTGCTCAAAGAGGAGGCGACCGAGTCGATCGTGCGGGCAATCCGCGCCATTATGAACGGCGAGACGTGGTTTAGCCGCGCGATCCTGGCGAAGTTGATCCAGTATCAGCAGGGCCAGAATCAGCGCACGCCGGAGCAATTGCTGACCACACGCGAGCGCCAGATTCTCGATCTGTTGATCGAGGGCTGGGACAACGCGCGAATCGCGCACTCGCTCAACCTGGCGGAGCAGACCGTGCGCAATCATCTCAGCCGGATTTATATGAAGCTGGACGTGCGCTCGCGGGCCGAGGCGATCGTGTGGGCCAGGGAGCAGCTGCTCCCCAAGTAA
- a CDS encoding ATP-binding protein, with the protein MMRNAMQSIQAASICRNIVISGLLAASIALILWAGAETWRYPCPETSAEIASTASACISRLRGLEPLIVGVGFWSVGLITWYARQSAASIGFFLLSASVLAAGQLSVVDNSLGSRLFSLALTWMSPLTVHFHCTVFGRALCSKQRLLVWMLYGLAALLTLPLILIWPLEALRALPWFTSLNTAIRLNIMVGLVLSVVVLVYNYHTLTSVVTRQRLRLFVAGSFLAFLPLLLFSLLPETVRNTPALPYEITLPWLLLSPLAYVYAIFRYRLVQVERMVNRAASYYMLAILLLAVYLATTLALPGHVLNRWPFANALLSVGLLLLALPLQKLLQHLMNWIWYGHTLHYIDVVEHLSGLLALTLDRATLRQLLIDELADALHLAGVALWIKDQPDSLMLLGATGFNVAALGDRRLPIAGQLVRYLDRQAAPIASARVRFALDRAALLPGEQVLLELPNSVSWLPLRSGGVLQGILLIGPWRGDSDLNAEDERILATLARQSAIAVHNVLLIEQVHLGHRELTRAHQQLLMEREQTQQRLAQELHDGPVQQIFGISYQLGGLQRRIDRGEPSADIGAVLPQELEELRHEIVNVGTQLRNMIGDLCPAGLDELGLTDALEGYVRRLRRLDDANIPQIVLDLDESGTLIEETIATCLFRVAQEALRNVVKHAQATQAVISLRLHADEAVLMISDDGRGFRMPPRLTELTQANHFGLVGMTERVAWAGGQLSIRSRVGAGTEVLARIPLQERPADQHATRHALAVGAST; encoded by the coding sequence ATGATGCGAAACGCAATGCAAAGCATTCAGGCCGCATCCATTTGCAGAAACATTGTTATCAGCGGCCTGCTGGCTGCGAGTATCGCGCTGATCCTGTGGGCCGGTGCTGAAACCTGGCGGTATCCCTGCCCGGAGACGAGCGCCGAGATCGCGAGCACGGCCTCAGCGTGTATCTCGCGGCTGCGTGGCCTTGAGCCGCTGATCGTCGGCGTGGGCTTTTGGAGCGTCGGCCTGATCACATGGTATGCCCGACAGTCGGCGGCCTCGATCGGCTTTTTTTTGCTCAGCGCGAGCGTCCTCGCCGCAGGTCAGCTCTCGGTGGTCGATAACTCGCTGGGCAGCCGATTGTTCTCGCTCGCGCTGACGTGGATGTCGCCGCTCACGGTGCATTTTCACTGTACCGTCTTCGGTCGGGCGCTCTGCTCCAAGCAGCGCCTGCTGGTCTGGATGCTCTACGGCCTGGCAGCGCTGCTCACGCTTCCGCTGATTCTGATCTGGCCGCTTGAGGCGCTGCGCGCCCTGCCGTGGTTTACGAGCCTCAACACCGCGATCCGGCTCAATATCATGGTCGGATTGGTGCTGAGCGTCGTTGTCCTGGTCTATAACTACCACACACTGACCTCGGTCGTCACACGGCAGCGGCTCCGGCTCTTTGTCGCCGGATCGTTCCTGGCCTTTTTGCCGCTGCTGCTCTTCTCGCTGCTGCCTGAGACGGTGCGGAACACGCCCGCGCTGCCGTACGAGATCACGCTTCCCTGGCTGCTGCTCAGCCCGCTGGCCTATGTCTATGCCATCTTCCGCTACCGGCTGGTGCAGGTCGAGCGCATGGTGAACCGGGCGGCCAGCTACTACATGCTGGCGATCCTGCTGCTGGCGGTCTATCTTGCGACGACGCTGGCGCTGCCTGGGCACGTCCTGAATCGCTGGCCGTTCGCCAACGCGCTGCTGAGCGTTGGCCTGCTGCTGCTGGCGCTGCCGTTGCAGAAGCTGCTCCAACATCTGATGAACTGGATCTGGTACGGCCATACCCTGCACTACATCGACGTCGTCGAGCACCTGTCGGGCCTGCTGGCGCTGACTCTCGATCGGGCTACGCTGCGCCAGCTGCTAATCGACGAATTGGCCGACGCGCTGCATCTGGCGGGCGTGGCGCTCTGGATCAAAGATCAGCCGGATTCGCTGATGCTGCTGGGTGCGACCGGCTTCAACGTCGCGGCGCTTGGCGATCGACGGCTGCCAATCGCGGGGCAGCTCGTACGCTATCTGGATCGACAGGCCGCGCCGATCGCCAGCGCGCGAGTCCGGTTCGCGCTGGATCGGGCGGCGCTGCTGCCGGGCGAGCAAGTGCTGCTTGAGCTGCCCAATAGCGTCTCCTGGCTGCCGCTGCGCTCCGGCGGCGTGCTCCAGGGCATCCTGCTGATCGGGCCGTGGCGCGGCGATAGCGATCTGAACGCCGAGGACGAGCGTATCCTGGCGACGCTAGCGCGACAGTCGGCTATCGCGGTGCATAACGTGCTGCTGATCGAGCAGGTCCATCTCGGTCATCGTGAGCTGACGCGCGCGCACCAGCAGTTGTTGATGGAGCGCGAGCAGACCCAGCAGCGGCTGGCGCAGGAGTTGCATGATGGCCCGGTACAGCAGATTTTTGGCATCAGCTATCAGCTTGGCGGTCTTCAGCGGCGCATCGATCGCGGCGAGCCAAGCGCCGACATCGGCGCGGTTCTGCCGCAGGAGCTGGAGGAGCTGCGCCATGAGATCGTTAACGTGGGAACGCAGTTGCGCAATATGATCGGCGATCTGTGTCCGGCGGGGCTGGATGAGCTTGGCCTGACCGATGCCCTGGAAGGCTACGTGCGGCGTCTTCGACGCCTGGACGACGCCAATATTCCCCAGATTGTGCTCGATCTGGATGAGAGCGGCACGCTGATCGAGGAGACGATCGCTACCTGTCTGTTCCGGGTTGCTCAAGAGGCGCTGCGCAATGTGGTCAAGCACGCCCAGGCGACCCAGGCGGTAATCAGCCTCCGGCTCCACGCCGACGAGGCGGTGCTGATGATCAGCGACGACGGCAGAGGCTTTCGGATGCCGCCGCGTCTTACCGAATTAACGCAGGCGAATCATTTTGGTCTGGTTGGCATGACGGAGCGCGTCGCGTGGGCTGGTGGGCAGCTCAGCATCCGATCGCGTGTCGGCGCAGGAACCGAGGTGCTGGCACGGATTCCGCTACAGGAGCGTCCCGCCGATCAGCACGCGACCAGACATGCCTTAGCCGTAGGCGCTTCGACGTAG
- a CDS encoding polyprenyl synthetase family protein: MVDCWRLIRQLISETLYGEPLTQSYGESILGRVTRWADARSPEPSVAHLSIFSCQAAGGVLEGALPVTAAWQVLHIAAKLFDDVEDGDADDPAADVNIASALLSLVPLLLERLVEHDLPLAQIQRLTHGAHRAVMLASAGQHADLLAGSRDAAEVDPDRWLAIARAKSGALLAWAAWAGASVAGAQGAALDRYYAYGEYLGVLLQIADDFVGIWQPERASDLTTRRLSLPVCYALSVAPPHERAALRELLERSTGQAANNQAAARQRLIDLGAQAYMVVIARIYQQHALEALRSIDPVGSTTGQLGALVEQVFPALEHLKHT, translated from the coding sequence ATGGTTGATTGCTGGCGGCTGATTCGGCAGCTTATTTCCGAGACGCTGTACGGCGAGCCACTCACACAGTCGTACGGCGAATCGATCTTGGGGCGGGTTACCCGCTGGGCAGATGCGCGATCGCCGGAGCCTTCGGTCGCGCACCTGTCCATCTTTAGCTGTCAGGCTGCCGGCGGCGTGCTCGAAGGCGCCTTACCGGTGACAGCAGCCTGGCAGGTCTTACATATCGCGGCCAAGCTGTTCGACGATGTCGAGGATGGCGATGCCGACGATCCGGCGGCGGATGTGAATATCGCCAGCGCGCTGCTGTCTCTCGTTCCGCTGCTGCTGGAGCGGCTGGTCGAGCACGATCTGCCGCTGGCGCAGATCCAACGTCTGACACACGGAGCGCACCGCGCGGTGATGCTGGCATCTGCCGGACAGCATGCCGATCTGCTGGCAGGCAGCCGAGACGCGGCGGAGGTCGATCCCGACCGCTGGCTGGCAATTGCGCGGGCGAAATCCGGCGCGCTGCTGGCCTGGGCCGCCTGGGCTGGCGCATCCGTCGCAGGAGCGCAGGGTGCCGCCCTCGATCGATACTACGCCTACGGCGAGTACCTTGGCGTACTGCTGCAAATCGCCGATGATTTCGTCGGCATCTGGCAGCCGGAGCGGGCCAGCGATCTGACGACGCGCCGCCTCTCGCTGCCGGTCTGCTACGCGCTCTCGGTCGCCCCGCCGCACGAGCGGGCCGCGCTGCGCGAGCTGCTTGAGCGCTCGACGGGCCAGGCGGCAAACAACCAGGCGGCGGCGCGCCAGCGGCTGATCGACCTTGGAGCACAGGCGTATATGGTCGTCATCGCGCGCATCTACCAGCAGCATGCCCTGGAAGCGCTACGATCAATCGATCCGGTCGGCTCGACGACCGGGCAGCTTGGTGCCCTGGTGGAGCAGGTATTTCCAGCGCTGGAACACCTGAAGCATACATGA
- a CDS encoding alpha/beta hydrolase, giving the protein MKRFAYLALLALLSLVLPVLAQAQTPPEELGLQSHTVTLSTGINMHYVEKGHGKGHVVIFLHGYTDSWRSFERNLPLISEKFHVYALDQRGHGDSSKPACCYTQDDFVADVLAFMDALKIKRATIVGHSMGSFVAHQFASEYPARVERLVLIGSAPTAAGNEVILGLNEFVQTLEDPIDPQFVREFQASTFYRPIPPEFLDTAVLESLKVPASVWKQTLTGLIAEDHTAQLGQITAPTLILWGDHDGIFTLEEQYTLAQLIPNATLKVYDETGHGLHVEWPQRFVDDLEAFAR; this is encoded by the coding sequence ATGAAACGGTTTGCCTACCTGGCACTACTCGCCCTGTTATCGCTCGTCCTGCCCGTCTTAGCTCAAGCGCAAACACCGCCCGAGGAGCTTGGCCTCCAATCGCATACCGTGACGCTCTCGACGGGCATTAACATGCACTACGTCGAGAAAGGCCACGGGAAGGGTCACGTCGTGATTTTCCTGCACGGCTACACCGACTCGTGGCGGTCGTTCGAGCGTAATCTGCCGCTGATCTCGGAGAAGTTCCACGTCTATGCCCTGGATCAGCGCGGCCACGGCGATTCGTCGAAGCCCGCCTGCTGCTACACCCAGGACGACTTTGTCGCCGATGTGCTGGCGTTCATGGATGCGCTCAAGATCAAGCGCGCCACGATCGTCGGCCACTCAATGGGTAGCTTTGTCGCGCACCAGTTCGCCAGCGAGTACCCGGCGCGCGTCGAGCGGCTGGTGCTGATCGGCTCAGCGCCGACCGCTGCCGGAAACGAGGTGATCCTGGGCCTCAACGAGTTCGTGCAGACGCTCGAAGATCCGATCGATCCACAGTTTGTGCGCGAGTTTCAGGCCAGCACGTTCTACCGCCCGATCCCGCCGGAGTTTCTGGATACCGCCGTCTTGGAAAGCCTGAAGGTGCCCGCCTCGGTCTGGAAGCAGACGCTCACGGGCTTGATCGCCGAAGATCATACCGCCCAGCTTGGGCAGATCACCGCGCCGACGCTGATCCTGTGGGGCGATCACGACGGCATCTTTACGCTGGAGGAGCAGTACACGCTGGCGCAGCTGATCCCCAACGCGACCCTGAAGGTCTATGACGAGACAGGACACGGCCTGCATGTCGAGTGGCCGCAGCGCTTCGTCGACGACCTTGAGGCGTTTGCCCGGTAG